From Magnetococcales bacterium, one genomic window encodes:
- the rpmA gene encoding 50S ribosomal protein L27 yields MAHKKSGGSTRNGRDSAGRRLGVKKYGGEVVMPGNIIVRQRGTKTFPGLGVGMGRDHTLFALTEGKVTFAHRHNRQFVDVVAA; encoded by the coding sequence ATGGCACACAAAAAATCCGGGGGTAGTACCCGTAACGGTCGTGATTCGGCAGGGCGTCGCCTCGGCGTCAAGAAGTATGGCGGCGAAGTGGTCATGCCCGGCAACATCATCGTGCGGCAACGGGGCACCAAAACCTTTCCCGGCCTGGGCGTCGGCATGGGCAGGGATCACACCCTGTTCGCCTTGACCGAGGGCAAGGTCACCTTCGCCCATCGTCATAATCGTCAGTTCGTGGACGTGGTGGCGGCGTAA
- the maf gene encoding septum formation inhibitor Maf — protein MTAPSWFLGGKRLCLASASPRRRDLLAQAGVPCRVQPVEVDESPLPEEKAESYVTRLARAKALAIGPIAEELVLGADTVVVLDEVLLGKPASPEEARATLRLLGGRDHRVLTGVAVWRPADGAVRECIVESRVWFKDLTEEEIAAYVDCGEPLDKAGSYGLQGVGAFLVARLEGSCSGVAGLPLCESLALLQELAWS, from the coding sequence ATGACAGCTCCTTCCTGGTTTTTGGGTGGCAAGCGCCTTTGTCTGGCTTCGGCCTCTCCGCGTCGTCGCGATCTTCTGGCGCAGGCGGGCGTTCCGTGCCGGGTGCAGCCGGTGGAGGTGGATGAATCCCCCCTGCCCGAGGAGAAGGCGGAAAGCTATGTGACCCGTCTGGCCCGGGCCAAGGCCCTGGCCATCGGGCCGATTGCCGAGGAGCTTGTCCTCGGGGCCGACACGGTGGTTGTACTCGACGAGGTGTTGCTGGGCAAGCCCGCCTCCCCGGAGGAGGCCAGGGCCACGTTGCGTCTTCTCGGCGGACGCGACCATCGGGTGCTGACCGGCGTTGCGGTTTGGCGTCCGGCGGATGGCGCCGTGCGGGAATGTATCGTGGAAAGCCGGGTGTGGTTCAAGGACCTCACCGAGGAGGAGATCGCCGCCTACGTTGATTGCGGAGAACCCCTGGACAAGGCGGGATCCTACGGTCTGCAGGGCGTCGGCGCTTTTCTGGTGGCCCGGCTGGAGGGATCCTGTTCCGGGGTGGCCGGTTTGCCTTTGTGCGAAAGTCTGGCTTTGTTGCAGGAGCTTGCATGGTCATGA
- the obgE gene encoding GTPase ObgE has product MSFLDEAKIHLQSGDGGNGIVSFRREKNIPRGGPDGGDGGRGGDVVFRADPQCNTLLAFHYRQHFHAKRGANGAGKRRTGASAQPLVVSVPVGTLVRNDADGTLIHDFSTPGEEVVLLPGGRGGAGNPHFRSSVNRAPYIAKDGESGQEMWVRLELKLLADIGLVGLPNAGKSTFISAVSAARPKVADYPFTTLEPCLGVVRFDVDLEYVIADIPGLIEGASEGQGLGHTFLRHVERCALLLHLVAAASMDESDPRDHFDIISNELMAYSPKLAEKPRWVVLSQWDLVPEEKRAKLLKRMRKWVGKKRPLFAVSALSGEGMDELQEALAQQLRQEREENPRHWRPALEDAPTRAGNLLQKDCEEEDDEEEGDDEVTCIWVRE; this is encoded by the coding sequence ATGTCGTTCCTCGATGAAGCCAAGATCCACCTCCAGTCCGGCGACGGTGGCAATGGCATTGTCAGCTTCCGGCGGGAAAAGAACATACCGCGAGGTGGCCCCGATGGTGGAGACGGGGGCCGGGGCGGTGATGTCGTTTTCCGGGCCGATCCCCAGTGCAATACCTTGCTGGCTTTTCACTATCGGCAGCATTTCCACGCCAAACGCGGGGCCAACGGTGCCGGCAAACGCCGTACCGGAGCATCGGCGCAACCGCTTGTGGTCTCGGTTCCCGTGGGAACCCTGGTGCGCAACGACGCCGATGGCACCCTGATCCACGACTTTTCCACTCCCGGCGAGGAGGTGGTTCTGCTGCCCGGCGGACGTGGAGGCGCGGGCAATCCCCATTTCCGCAGTTCGGTCAACCGGGCGCCCTACATCGCCAAGGACGGGGAGTCGGGCCAGGAGATGTGGGTGCGTCTGGAGTTGAAACTGCTGGCGGACATCGGTCTGGTCGGACTGCCCAACGCAGGCAAGTCCACCTTCATTTCCGCCGTTTCGGCGGCGCGTCCCAAAGTGGCCGACTATCCTTTCACCACCCTGGAACCCTGTCTCGGAGTGGTGCGCTTCGATGTCGATCTCGAATACGTCATTGCCGACATTCCGGGTTTGATCGAGGGAGCCAGCGAAGGGCAGGGATTGGGGCATACCTTCCTGCGTCATGTGGAGCGATGCGCCCTGTTGCTGCATCTGGTGGCTGCCGCATCCATGGACGAGAGCGATCCCCGGGACCACTTCGACATCATCAGCAACGAGTTGATGGCCTATTCCCCGAAACTGGCGGAAAAACCGCGTTGGGTGGTGCTTTCCCAGTGGGATCTGGTGCCGGAGGAGAAGCGGGCCAAGCTGTTGAAGCGCATGCGCAAATGGGTTGGCAAGAAGCGGCCTCTGTTTGCCGTGTCCGCTCTGAGCGGCGAAGGCATGGACGAGTTGCAGGAGGCCTTGGCCCAGCAGCTTCGGCAAGAGCGCGAGGAGAATCCGCGCCATTGGCGTCCCGCTCTGGAAGATGCCCCCACCCGGGCCGGGAATCTGCTGCAGAAGGATTGCGAAGAGGAGGATGACGAGGAGGAGGGGGACGATGAAGTCACCTGCATCTGGGTTCGGGAGTAA
- the rplU gene encoding 50S ribosomal protein L21 has translation MYAVVKTGGKQYRVTVNDILQVDRIPGDQGAEITLDEVLMVGGEEGEAAVGAAVAGKKVSATIMRQIRGKKILVFKKRRRKNYRRRKGHRSELTELKITAIQ, from the coding sequence ATGTATGCGGTAGTGAAAACAGGCGGAAAACAGTACCGGGTTACGGTAAACGATATCTTGCAGGTGGATCGCATTCCCGGGGACCAGGGCGCGGAAATCACCCTGGACGAGGTTCTGATGGTGGGTGGTGAAGAGGGCGAAGCCGCCGTCGGAGCCGCCGTGGCCGGCAAGAAGGTCAGCGCAACCATCATGCGCCAGATTCGCGGCAAGAAGATTCTGGTCTTCAAGAAGCGTCGCCGCAAGAATTACCGTCGGCGCAAGGGCCATCGGTCGGAACTGACCGAGCTGAAGATCACCGCCATCCAGTAA
- a CDS encoding polyprenyl synthetase family protein produces MSLSSSEVLERLRALIGSDLDQTNRIIREQLDSQVDLIPTLGTHLIEGGGKRLRPMLTLLCARLCGYQGENHALMAAGIEFIHTATLLHDDVVDKSNTRRGRATANSLWGNKAPVLVGDFLFSRVFQMLVNHGSLAVLKIVADTCAIISEGEVMQLVASNDLKTDETRYLQVVEHKTASLFAAASRLGAVVAGQHPELEERLARYGLQLGIAYQVVDDSLDYSAKQETLGKTIGDDFQEGKITMPVIHAYRNGTPEERHFWETALERGLLPEGSLAKAIGLVQERGSLAYAMSRAKEFVKAAKEALEPFPHSPEKEALLLLADFSVDREY; encoded by the coding sequence ATGTCCCTATCTTCCTCCGAAGTTCTCGAACGACTGCGCGCCTTGATCGGATCCGATCTGGATCAGACCAATCGCATTATTCGGGAGCAACTCGACAGTCAAGTTGACTTGATCCCCACTCTGGGCACCCACCTCATCGAAGGAGGGGGCAAGCGGCTGCGTCCCATGCTGACCCTGCTTTGCGCCCGACTTTGCGGTTATCAGGGGGAAAATCACGCCTTGATGGCGGCAGGAATCGAGTTCATCCATACCGCCACCTTGCTGCACGACGATGTGGTGGACAAGTCCAACACCCGTCGTGGTCGGGCCACGGCCAATTCGCTCTGGGGCAACAAGGCGCCGGTGCTGGTGGGTGATTTTCTCTTCTCGCGGGTTTTCCAGATGCTGGTGAATCACGGCTCCCTGGCGGTTCTCAAGATCGTGGCCGACACCTGCGCCATCATCTCGGAGGGCGAGGTGATGCAGCTTGTCGCCAGCAACGATTTGAAAACCGACGAAACGCGCTATCTGCAGGTGGTGGAACACAAGACCGCTTCCCTGTTTGCCGCCGCGTCGCGGCTGGGTGCGGTCGTCGCCGGACAGCATCCCGAGCTGGAGGAGCGGCTGGCCCGTTACGGGCTGCAACTCGGCATCGCCTATCAGGTGGTGGACGACTCCCTGGACTACTCGGCCAAGCAGGAAACCCTGGGCAAAACCATCGGCGACGACTTCCAGGAGGGCAAGATCACCATGCCGGTGATTCACGCCTATCGCAACGGCACCCCGGAAGAGCGCCATTTCTGGGAAACCGCCCTGGAGCGGGGTCTGCTTCCGGAAGGCAGTCTGGCCAAAGCCATCGGTCTGGTCCAGGAGCGGGGCTCCCTGGCCTATGCCATGAGCCGCGCCAAAGAGTTCGTCAAAGCCGCCAAAGAGGCTCTGGAACCCTTCCCCCACTCCCCGGAAAAAGAGGCATTGCTGTTGTTGGCCGATTTTTCCGTTGACCGGGAATACTAA